In Streptomyces sp. NBC_01707, a genomic segment contains:
- a CDS encoding M6 family metalloprotease domain-containing protein has translation MERPSPRGVLAGLIALLALAAISLVAGPAVAATGAAGPCALPRTEVHHSLGVGDWNDAYPRPDHPLDAVMIFLSFTDARPVTTPAELAADYFPATTQFFQRASYGKFTLRPHPQRHWIQMPRSSTAYGIKRDWDDSRRSEYLRDAIAAADDQVDFSKYDIVYLVADPDAPGVDSDATKVVNFDQPLHADGTDIRRVVTVFEQHPPDRNVLAHETGHVFDLPDLYHRPTDGKGDWDTYVGDWDVMGSQFGLAPDLFGWQKWKLGWLDRGQVVCIQRKQDITLESMAATPARGASLGTRLAVIRTGEGGVVAMEARSATGNDRSTCSEGVLIYRVRNGTSSGGGPIHVIDTHPRTDACWDLSVYPPLADAPLRVGETYTIPGEHTRVEVADRTPSGAWTVRITTGT, from the coding sequence CGGCGGTGGCCGCCACCGGAGCGGCCGGCCCGTGCGCCCTGCCCCGGACCGAGGTGCACCACTCGCTGGGCGTGGGGGACTGGAACGACGCCTACCCGCGCCCCGACCACCCGCTCGACGCGGTCATGATCTTCCTCTCCTTCACGGACGCCCGCCCCGTCACCACCCCCGCCGAGCTGGCCGCCGACTACTTCCCGGCGACCACCCAGTTCTTCCAGCGTGCCTCGTACGGGAAGTTCACCCTGCGCCCGCACCCGCAGCGGCACTGGATCCAGATGCCCCGGAGCTCCACCGCCTACGGGATAAAGCGTGACTGGGACGACAGCCGGCGCAGCGAGTATCTGCGTGACGCGATCGCCGCGGCCGACGACCAGGTCGACTTCTCTAAGTACGACATCGTCTATCTGGTCGCCGACCCGGACGCCCCCGGCGTCGACTCCGATGCCACCAAGGTCGTCAACTTCGACCAGCCGCTGCACGCCGACGGTACGGACATCAGACGTGTCGTCACCGTTTTCGAACAGCACCCGCCGGACCGGAACGTGCTGGCCCACGAGACCGGGCACGTCTTCGACCTGCCGGACCTCTACCACCGGCCGACGGACGGCAAGGGCGACTGGGACACGTACGTCGGCGACTGGGACGTGATGGGCAGCCAGTTCGGTCTCGCGCCGGACCTGTTCGGCTGGCAGAAGTGGAAGCTGGGCTGGCTGGACCGCGGGCAGGTGGTGTGCATCCAGCGCAAGCAGGACATCACCCTGGAGTCGATGGCCGCCACCCCGGCACGTGGCGCGTCCCTCGGGACGCGGCTCGCGGTGATCAGGACCGGGGAAGGCGGCGTGGTGGCGATGGAGGCCCGCAGCGCCACCGGCAACGACCGGTCGACCTGCAGCGAAGGGGTGCTGATCTACCGGGTCCGCAACGGGACGTCGTCCGGCGGCGGGCCCATCCATGTCATCGACACCCACCCCCGCACCGACGCCTGCTGGGACCTGTCGGTCTACCCACCGCTCGCGGACGCCCCGCTGCGGGTCGGGGAGACGTACACCATTCCCGGTGAGCACACCAGGGTCGAGGTCGCGGACCGGACGCCGTCGGGTGCGTGGACGGTCAGGATCACCACCGGCACGTGA